Part of the Notamacropus eugenii isolate mMacEug1 chromosome 5, mMacEug1.pri_v2, whole genome shotgun sequence genome is shown below.
TTGGCCACAGCCATATGCTCACAGTAGGAATGAGGGACAATGTGGGAGCCACAGAATGGCAGATGAATCACCATCCAGCTCAGTGGAGTAATGAACACAATAGATCTCACTATGATAGCTAGGCCAATTCCCAACATCATCTTGGGTGTGAGGATGGTTTGGTAGTGCAGAGGTTTGCAGATGGCCACATAGCGATCAAAAGCCATGCCTAACAACAGGCCTGTCTCAGTAGCTGTGGCTGTATGGACCACATACATCTGAGCAAAGCAGGCAATGAATGTGATGGCATTATCACCTGACCAGAACAAGCTCAACATCTTGGGAGTTACAGAGGTTGCCATAATGATGTCAACAGCTGCCAGAATGCAAAGGAAGTAGTACATGGGCTCATGCAGAGTAGGTTCAATGCAGATCACAGTCAGAATCAGAGTGTTCCCTATGAGGCCCACAACATACATAAAGCTCAATGGGGCTGCCAGCCAGAGGTGTGAGCCCTCCAGTCCTGGGATgcccaaaagagtgaaaaaattgTCTGATGTCTGGTTGTAAGGTGATGCCAGCATGACAAGGGAGGCTTCTTTCCTGTGGATAAAAGCAGAAAGATCTTAAAAAGTCAAAGAGGCCCAGCTTACACTCCTATCTCTTTCCAATATCACCTCCTACTTGACTTAATTAGTATTTGACTTCTAGTTTCTCTGTGCCAGCTAAAAGACACTTGATAAGGAAAGAACAAAAGTGGCTATTTGGCAGCAGATGACCATGAATAGTGAAGAGATCACAGGCAGTGAGATGCTATTTTGCTGATTTCATTTCACACAGCTGATCTAAATAATAACCTCAGGGACTGAAAGAAATGGTGGACATGACCTCTGGGCCACTGTTGGTGATTTGGAAGATTGCTAAGCACAGGAGATGTGCTGCAGGAGTGAAGAAGGGACAATGTTGTCTCAACTTTCAAGAAAGGAACCAGGATGAAATCTGAAAACTGTCAACCTGTAagcttgacttcaaatcctgaaAACATTCTAGTTTATATTGTGTGAAAAGGTGGCTAGAAAACAACAGTTCTCAAACTGTGCTCCATGGATCTCTGTGGATCCCTGAGGTCCCTTGAGTGGATGTTCAGTTATTCACTTGTTaaaatctcctttctttttcacctATACTTGTATATGGTACCAAATTTTCTTCATGCACTTCAACAACATATCACAAGAGATTGAATTTTAGAATGAGGGaggagaatccagctgtcttcgaCTAATCCAGACACTAGAGATTGCCAAAACATGTAAAACAATGCACCTGAtcttactgtttttttctttggaaaatata
Proteins encoded:
- the LOC140508846 gene encoding olfactory receptor 52I1-like, which codes for MLASPYNQTSDNFFTLLGIPGLEGSHLWLAAPLSFMYVVGLIGNTLILTVICIEPTLHEPMYYFLCILAAVDIIMATSVTPKMLSLFWSGDNAITFIACFAQMYVVHTATATETGLLLGMAFDRYVAICKPLHYQTILTPKMMLGIGLAIIVRSIVFITPLSWMVIHLPFCGSHIVPHSYCEHMAVAKLTCADYMPSSLYTLIGSSIIVGSDVSFIAISYSLILQAVFRLSSRDARLKALSTCGSHVAVMVLYYLPGLMSHYVEWFGQGVVPLHTQVLLADFYLVIPPTLNPIIYGLRTKLILQRVLGVLQNGWCIVSRLKLEKLCRST